The following proteins are encoded in a genomic region of Phycodurus eques isolate BA_2022a chromosome 11, UOR_Pequ_1.1, whole genome shotgun sequence:
- the fam98a gene encoding protein FAM98A: MDNDIIVSLEDLGYQGPLLEDGALESAVNGGAASLEFTKLCAWIVSELRLHCKLVENVHATNCPSESEAFQLEMSGLLSEISCPYSVLTSGDVTQRLLNKNDCLLLLSFLVSELEASRMILVNRPQKKAQESGSPAFQELKGICMALGMSKPPASIAMFQFFSGIEKKLKEAMSRIPPSHIGEPLLKKAFGPVHMEKIEAINQALVNEYEVRRKMLFKRLDVTVQSFGWSERAKTHAGNLAKVYQPLRSALGTKSKISVAHLLAARQDFSKILRTSSGRSREKTACAINKVLMGRVPDRGGRPCEIEPPPPEMPSWQKRQDAPQGSGHYGGGGHGGSRGGYDHYSQGSRGGYERGGGERGGRGGGGGRGGRVQGGWGEGGGGGRGGYNKGQYQDSGVHQGGGGTRGAYRGGGNSLGGPQESSHHSGYHDNYHQNGNWHQERGGGRGGRGRGGRGGWGGRGGQNFNQGGQFEQFFQHGGQNYNQAGFNQSRHYTS; encoded by the exons ATGGACAATGATATTATCGTCTCTCTTGAAGATTTAGG GTACCAAGGCCCATTGTTGGAGGACGGGGCTCTGGAGTCAGCTGTGAATGGTGGGGCTGCTTCGCTTGAGTTTACAAAGCTCTGTGCTTGGATTGTGTCAGAGCTCAGACTTCACTGCAAACTGGTGGAGAATGTCCATGCCACAAACT GTCCAAGTGAGTCAGAGGCCTTCCAGCTGGAGATGAGTGGCCTTTTGTCAGAGATCTCATGTCCTTACTCTGTCCTCACAAGTGGAGATGTCACCCAAAGGCTTCTCAACAAGAATGACTGTCTGCTGCTGCTCT CCTTTCTGGTGTCTGAGCTCGAGGCTTCGAGGATGATCCTGGTAAACAGACCCCAGAAGAAGGCCCAGGAGTCTGGTAGCCCTGCCTTCCAGGAACTAAAGGGCATCTGCATGGCACTGGGCATGTCCAAACCTCCAGCCAGCATTGCCATGTTCCAGTTCTTTAGTGGCATTGAGAAGAAG CTGAAAGAAGCTATGAGTAGAATACCACCAAGTCATATAGGAGAGCCTTTGCTGAAGAAAGCGTTTGGACCTGTGCATATG GAAAAAATTGAAGCCATCAATCAAGCGCTTGTAAATGAGTATGAAGTGAGAAGGAAGATGTTGTTCAAACGTCTCGATGTGACAGTGCAGTCTTTTGGTTGGTCAGAAAGAGCGAAG ACACATGCTGGGAATTTGGCTAAAGTTTATCAGCCACTACGTTCCGCCCTTGGTACCAAAAGCAAAATCTCTGTAGCGCACCTTCTTGCAGCCCGACAAGACTTCTCAAAAATCCTTCGCACTAGCAGTGGCAGGTCGAGAGAGAAGACTGCTTGTGCCATTAATAAG GTTTTAATGGGTCGAGTGCCAGACAGAGGAGGCCGCCCTTGTGAGATTGAGCCTCCCCCTCCAGAAATGCCTTCATGGCAAAAGCGTCAGGATGCCCCCCAAGGTAGTGGACACTATGGCGGAGGTGGACATGGTGGTAGCAGGGGGGGTTACGATCATTATTCTCAAGGCAGTCGGGGGGGCTATGAAAGAGGTGGAGGAGAAAGGGGAGGCAGGGGAGGAGGTGGTGGCAGAGGTGGGAGAGTGCAAGGAggctggggggaggggggtggaggAGGGAGAGGCGGTTACAATAAGGGCCAGTATCAAGATTCGGGGGTCCATCAGGGGGGAGGCGGAACAAGAGGTGCTTATAGAGGAGGCGGGAACAGCCTAGGAGGCCCCCAGGAGTCTAGCCACCATTCAGGCTACCATGACAATTACCACCAGAATGGAAACTGGCATCAAGAGAGAGGCGGCGGTAGAGGAGGCAGGGGAAGAGGAGGCCGAGGAGGCTGGGGAGGGAGAGGAGGCCAGAATTTTAACCAAGGAGGACAGTTTGAACAGTTTTTTCAACATGGTGGCCAGAACTACAACCAAGCTGGCTTTAATCAAAGCCGCCACTACACTAGTTGA